The Candidatus Cloacimonadota bacterium genome window below encodes:
- a CDS encoding aminopeptidase P N-terminal domain-containing protein produces the protein MKPEIVSPRREKLLSSLNDQDAVILFAALEAKLEKFKQENNFLYLTGLSIPNAIYLGYKSSKGNMEYLFIQRSDPEREVWEGKKLSIEEAKEQSGISRVLYLDEFDNMLTAYAPAINRIFTNIGHQALDAPLSYAMFRLQPVRERYPQIAILCITQIITPLRKIKSEWEIMQLQKAIDVTGKGIMDIWENAKPGMMEYELEAMLFYRIQRSGLKHWGFAPIIATGINAATLHYEKNECQIASNDLVLMDVGASNMNYSADISRTFPISGTFSRRQADVYNAVLRVQKHIIGMIRPGRTLGELQSKTRELIAKELMELGLIEDASQLMKYYMHGVSHFLGMDTHDVGGRESMLEPGNVITVEPGIYIPEESIGVRIEDDVLVTKEGYCVLSQNIPKEISELEDILKARA, from the coding sequence ATGAAACCAGAAATTGTTAGCCCCCGCCGAGAGAAGCTCTTAAGCTCCCTTAATGATCAGGATGCCGTTATTCTATTTGCCGCATTGGAAGCAAAGCTCGAGAAATTCAAACAAGAGAATAACTTTCTGTATCTTACAGGTTTAAGCATTCCCAATGCAATCTATTTGGGCTATAAAAGCAGTAAGGGAAACATGGAATATCTTTTTATTCAACGCTCAGACCCAGAGCGAGAGGTTTGGGAAGGCAAGAAACTGAGTATAGAAGAAGCAAAAGAGCAAAGTGGAATATCTCGTGTTTTGTATCTGGACGAATTCGATAACATGCTTACAGCCTATGCCCCTGCTATTAACCGCATATTCACAAATATTGGTCATCAAGCACTTGATGCACCGCTTTCTTATGCGATGTTTCGTTTGCAACCTGTTCGAGAGCGCTATCCGCAAATAGCTATCCTATGCATCACCCAAATAATCACACCGCTACGCAAGATTAAAAGCGAATGGGAAATAATGCAATTACAAAAAGCGATTGATGTTACCGGTAAAGGCATTATGGATATCTGGGAAAACGCTAAGCCCGGCATGATGGAGTATGAATTGGAGGCGATGCTCTTTTATCGGATACAAAGAAGCGGATTGAAGCACTGGGGCTTTGCTCCCATTATAGCTACGGGCATAAACGCTGCTACTCTTCACTACGAGAAAAATGAATGTCAGATAGCTTCCAATGATCTTGTATTGATGGATGTGGGTGCTTCCAATATGAATTATTCTGCCGATATCAGCCGTACTTTTCCTATTAGTGGCACTTTCAGCCGGCGTCAAGCAGATGTGTATAACGCCGTATTGCGGGTTCAAAAGCATATTATCGGCATGATCCGACCCGGAAGAACTCTTGGCGAATTGCAATCAAAAACTCGAGAACTTATTGCAAAGGAACTTATGGAACTTGGTTTAATAGAAGATGCTTCTCAGCTTATGAAATACTATATGCACGGCGTAAGTCACTTTCTGGGAATGGATACCCATGATGTAGGAGGCAGAGAAAGCATGCTTGAACCCGGTAATGTAATCACCGTAGAACCGGGAATATATATTCCTGAAGAAAGTATTGGTGTAAGAATAGAAGATGATGTATTGGTTACAAAAGAAGGGTATTGCGTGCTAAGTCAGAACATTCCCAAAGAGATATCTGAATTGGAAGATATACTTAAGGCACGGGCATGA
- the coaD gene encoding pantetheine-phosphate adenylyltransferase, with the protein MKAIYPGTFDPITLGHLNILEKASRMFDAVILAVADYTAKPNYFSLEERVHLCRESSKHLHNVEVLSFSGMVVDFAEHQGSRIMIRGLRAVSDFEYELSLALTNTKLKPEIETLFLVPSLRYMYLSSSMIRQLAELRAELKDFVPSVVAEALKQKFH; encoded by the coding sequence ATGAAAGCAATTTATCCCGGTACTTTCGATCCAATTACTTTAGGACACCTAAACATCTTAGAAAAAGCATCACGCATGTTTGATGCAGTTATCTTGGCAGTAGCAGATTATACGGCAAAGCCAAATTATTTCAGCTTAGAAGAGCGGGTGCATCTTTGTCGGGAATCTAGTAAGCATTTGCATAATGTGGAAGTGCTGAGTTTTTCCGGAATGGTGGTGGATTTTGCAGAGCATCAAGGTAGTAGAATAATGATTCGAGGTCTGCGGGCAGTGTCGGATTTTGAGTATGAGCTTTCATTGGCTCTTACCAATACAAAGCTTAAACCGGAGATAGAGACACTGTTTTTGGTGCCAAGTTTAAGATATATGTATCTTTCTTCTTCGATGATACGCCAACTTGCAGAATTGCGGGCAGAACTAAAAGACTTTGTGCCTTCAGTCGTGGCAGAAGCGCTTAAGCAGAAGTTTCATTAA